In Fibrobacter sp., a single window of DNA contains:
- the purB gene encoding adenylosuccinate lyase translates to MRDQFESPLIQRYASKEMSFIFSPQYKFQTWRKLWIFLAESEMELGLPITQEQVDELKAHATDINFDVAEAEEKRRRHDVMSHVYAYGVQCPKAKGIIHLGATSAFVGDNTDLIQMQQALIIVRKRLCRVMDKLSKFAMEYKDMAQLGATHFQAAQLTTVGKRACLWLQDLLIDLEEVNFLIEVLPFRGVKGTTGTQASFMDLFNGDEEKIMELDRRVTAKAGFKRVLTITGQTYTRKWDNRVNQVLSSIAQSLHKFATDMRLMQGVKEVEEPFEKTQIGSSAMAYKRNPMRSERICSLARFVMAQVNSTAITQATQWFERTLDDSANKRLAIPEAFLAMDAMLIIAENVTNGLVVYPKVIEKRIMAELPFMATENIIMEGVKNGGDRQELHEEIRVMSQEAGRVVKEQGKDNDLLERVLKNEKLQKLGITEEKLKEILDLRKFVGRAPGQVVKFVTEEVRPAIDAVEDWNNIDAGELNV, encoded by the coding sequence ATGCGTGATCAATTCGAAAGCCCGCTGATTCAGCGTTATGCTTCTAAGGAAATGAGTTTCATCTTCAGCCCGCAGTACAAGTTCCAGACTTGGCGCAAGCTGTGGATCTTCTTGGCTGAATCCGAAATGGAACTTGGCCTGCCCATTACCCAGGAACAGGTGGACGAACTGAAGGCTCACGCTACCGACATCAACTTTGATGTTGCCGAAGCCGAAGAAAAGCGCCGCCGTCACGACGTGATGAGCCACGTTTACGCTTACGGTGTTCAGTGCCCCAAGGCCAAGGGCATCATCCACCTGGGTGCAACTTCCGCTTTCGTTGGTGACAACACCGACCTCATCCAGATGCAGCAGGCTTTGATTATCGTCCGTAAGCGCCTCTGCCGCGTGATGGATAAGCTCTCCAAGTTCGCTATGGAATACAAGGACATGGCTCAGCTTGGTGCAACTCACTTCCAGGCTGCACAGCTCACCACCGTGGGTAAGCGTGCTTGCCTCTGGCTCCAGGACCTCCTCATCGACCTGGAAGAAGTCAACTTCCTCATCGAAGTTCTTCCGTTCCGCGGCGTGAAGGGCACCACCGGTACCCAGGCTTCCTTCATGGACCTGTTCAACGGCGACGAAGAAAAGATCATGGAACTGGACCGCCGCGTCACAGCCAAGGCTGGCTTCAAGCGCGTGCTCACCATCACCGGCCAGACCTACACCCGTAAGTGGGACAACCGCGTGAACCAGGTGCTCAGCTCCATCGCTCAGTCCCTCCACAAGTTTGCAACCGACATGCGCCTCATGCAGGGCGTTAAGGAAGTGGAAGAACCGTTTGAAAAGACCCAGATCGGTTCCTCCGCCATGGCTTACAAGCGTAACCCCATGCGTTCCGAACGTATCTGCTCTCTGGCCCGTTTCGTCATGGCCCAGGTGAACAGCACCGCCATCACTCAGGCTACCCAGTGGTTCGAACGTACTCTGGACGACTCCGCCAACAAGCGTCTCGCCATTCCTGAAGCATTCCTCGCTATGGATGCAATGCTCATCATCGCTGAAAACGTGACCAACGGCCTCGTTGTTTACCCGAAGGTGATCGAAAAGCGCATCATGGCTGAACTTCCGTTCATGGCTACCGAAAACATCATCATGGAAGGCGTGAAGAATGGCGGCGACCGTCAGGAACTCCACGAAGAAATCCGCGTGATGAGCCAGGAAGCTGGCCGCGTCGTTAAGGAACAGGGTAAGGATAACGACTTGCTCGAACGCGTCCTCAAGAACGAAAAGCTCCAGAAGCTGGGCATCACCGAAGAAAAGCTGAAGGAAATCCTGGACCTTCGCAAGTTCGTTGGCCGCGCTCCTGGTCAGGTTGTGAAGTTCGTGACCGAAGAAGTCCGCC